A single Pseudodesulfovibrio aespoeensis Aspo-2 DNA region contains:
- the lpxK gene encoding tetraacyldisaccharide 4'-kinase: MSHSIDALQRSLSPILTPFSWAYGAGMRMRAGLYGRGLLPSWEPGALTVSVGNIGWGGTGKTPVAGWLLGWAESRGLEALLLTRGYKARPVTYPYLVKPGALAEEAGDEPLMLATMHPKARVVVDPVRTRAGRWAMQQFHPGLVVLDDGFQHLAVKRHLDLVLLRPDDLAGQWNRVIPAGSWREPVSALKRADAFMIKIGPENFARLTPFIKERLERFRKPVFSFQIRPTGVRHVLHGNAEAGFGGGAYLLVTGVGDPEQVRRTAARFFGYPPARHLVFRDHHAFTKADVLAMQAAASRLGCEAILCTPKDAVKLGPMCSEEFWQFDLRLDFGPSILGSGKPFNVWWSRRFDAFNLRRTDSLEDMEPMQADQSDTQSEEQTHGKE, encoded by the coding sequence ATGTCACATTCCATAGACGCGCTGCAACGGTCCCTCTCCCCGATACTGACGCCCTTTTCCTGGGCCTACGGAGCGGGGATGCGGATGCGGGCGGGGCTTTACGGGCGCGGCCTGCTTCCCTCGTGGGAGCCGGGCGCGCTCACTGTTTCAGTGGGCAACATCGGCTGGGGCGGCACGGGCAAGACCCCGGTGGCCGGCTGGCTGCTCGGCTGGGCCGAGAGCCGGGGCCTGGAGGCGCTGCTGCTCACGCGCGGCTACAAGGCCCGGCCCGTGACCTATCCCTATCTGGTCAAGCCGGGCGCGCTGGCCGAGGAGGCGGGCGATGAGCCGCTCATGCTCGCCACCATGCATCCCAAGGCCAGGGTGGTGGTGGACCCGGTGCGCACCCGCGCCGGGCGCTGGGCCATGCAGCAGTTCCACCCCGGACTGGTGGTGCTGGACGACGGCTTCCAGCATCTGGCGGTCAAGCGCCACCTCGATCTCGTGCTGCTGCGGCCCGATGACTTGGCCGGGCAGTGGAACCGGGTCATCCCCGCCGGATCGTGGCGGGAGCCAGTCTCTGCCCTGAAGCGGGCCGACGCCTTCATGATCAAGATCGGGCCTGAGAATTTCGCCCGGCTCACCCCGTTCATCAAAGAGCGGCTGGAGCGGTTCCGCAAGCCCGTGTTCAGCTTTCAGATTCGCCCGACCGGCGTGCGCCATGTGCTGCACGGCAATGCCGAGGCCGGGTTCGGCGGCGGGGCCTATCTGCTGGTCACGGGCGTGGGCGACCCGGAGCAGGTCAGGCGCACGGCGGCGCGGTTTTTCGGCTATCCCCCGGCCCGGCATCTGGTTTTTCGCGATCACCACGCCTTTACCAAGGCCGACGTGCTGGCCATGCAGGCTGCGGCCAGCCGCCTGGGTTGCGAGGCGATCCTGTGCACGCCCAAGGACGCGGTCAAGCTCGGCCCCATGTGTTCCGAGGAATTCTGGCAGTTCGACCTGCGCCTGGATTTCGGCCCGTCCATCCTGGGGTCGGGAAAGCCGTTCAACGTCTGGTGGAGCCGCCGTTTCGACGCCTTCAACCTGCGCCGCACCGACAGCCTCGAAGATATGGAGCCGATGCAGGCCGACCAGTCCGACACCCAAAGCGAGGAGCAGACCCATGGCAAAGAATAG
- a CDS encoding Bax inhibitor-1/YccA family protein encodes MSQYPSASGQMAKTEVVNAFMRGVYGWMSGGLALTALVSYIVINSQALMQMFFVVDPATGTASMSTLVFILLFAELGIVFYLSARISTMNPATATGLFMLYSGLNGLTLTPILLAYTAESVASTFFISAGMFGAMSAYGLLTKKDLTSWGSLLFMGLIGIIIAMVVNMFMQSSAMAFAISVIGVIIFLGLTAYDTQKLKTMGENVPVGDTAAIRRGTILGALTLYLDFINLFLMLLRLMGDRR; translated from the coding sequence ATGAGTCAATATCCCAGCGCATCCGGCCAGATGGCGAAAACCGAGGTCGTCAATGCTTTCATGCGCGGCGTGTACGGGTGGATGAGCGGCGGCCTCGCCCTGACCGCCCTCGTGTCGTACATCGTAATCAACTCCCAGGCCCTCATGCAGATGTTCTTTGTGGTGGACCCTGCCACCGGCACGGCGAGCATGTCCACCCTGGTCTTCATTCTGCTCTTTGCCGAGCTGGGCATCGTCTTCTACCTCAGCGCCCGCATCTCGACCATGAACCCGGCTACGGCCACCGGCCTGTTCATGCTTTACAGCGGCCTGAACGGACTGACCCTGACGCCCATCCTGCTGGCCTATACCGCAGAGTCCGTGGCCTCCACCTTCTTCATCTCCGCAGGCATGTTCGGGGCCATGTCCGCCTACGGCCTGCTGACCAAAAAAGACCTGACCAGCTGGGGCAGCCTGCTCTTCATGGGCCTCATCGGCATCATCATCGCCATGGTGGTGAACATGTTCATGCAGAGCTCGGCCATGGCGTTTGCCATCTCGGTCATCGGCGTGATCATCTTCCTCGGCCTGACCGCCTACGACACGCAGAAGCTCAAGACCATGGGCGAGAACGTCCCGGTGGGAGACACCGCGGCCATCCGTCGCGGCACCATCCTGGGCGCCCTGACCCTGTATCTCGACTTCATCAACCTCTTCCTCATGCTGCTCCGGCTCATGGGCGACCGCAGATAG
- a CDS encoding sensor histidine kinase, translating to MASRHCNIAKVHVAGDKSVFLPVSGSDKPDISPMVLAKWQGLADLAAKSIGVAAGLIMRLHPEDIEVCTASAAQDIYKSEDRERLGLGLYCETVVGTRDILNIPDALADEQWKSNPDIRRGMVAYLGMPLKWPDGEIFGTICVLGREAHPFLDLHIEILAHLRMAVETDLHMLSERQRLERLCHEKDLALREAHHRIMNHLHMLSGLIQLGVYGEPSTAEEIAALLGDLTDRIRAIAMLHSHIASAEGAQVPISDFIETIAVTTIDTLASKDIDLKLDLAPMAVNRRTFFHLGLLVSELITNAIKHAFAETSRPEIHVTLRNIDENAFSLQIRDNGPGLPAGLIPEECTSIGMMLISDLPVQMGGSHSIRTDHGAVFDFTLEKRAGEPDPPLEQDKPKQA from the coding sequence ATGGCGTCCAGGCATTGCAATATCGCCAAAGTGCATGTTGCCGGCGACAAATCCGTCTTTCTCCCTGTTTCCGGCTCGGACAAGCCGGACATATCCCCCATGGTCCTCGCCAAATGGCAGGGCCTGGCCGATCTGGCGGCCAAGTCCATCGGCGTCGCGGCAGGGCTGATCATGCGCCTGCACCCGGAGGATATTGAAGTCTGTACAGCCAGTGCCGCCCAGGACATCTACAAGTCAGAGGACAGGGAACGCCTCGGTCTTGGACTGTACTGCGAGACTGTGGTCGGCACCCGCGACATCCTGAACATTCCCGACGCCCTGGCCGACGAACAGTGGAAGAGCAACCCGGACATCCGGCGGGGCATGGTCGCCTACCTGGGCATGCCCCTCAAGTGGCCCGACGGAGAGATATTCGGCACCATCTGCGTGCTTGGCAGGGAAGCGCATCCCTTTTTGGACCTGCATATCGAGATACTGGCCCACCTGCGCATGGCCGTGGAGACCGACCTGCACATGCTCTCGGAGCGGCAGCGGCTGGAGCGGCTGTGCCATGAGAAGGACCTGGCCCTGCGCGAGGCGCACCACCGGATCATGAACCACCTGCACATGCTCTCCGGCCTGATCCAGCTCGGAGTCTATGGCGAGCCGTCCACTGCGGAGGAAATAGCCGCCCTGCTCGGCGACCTGACGGACCGCATCCGGGCCATTGCCATGCTCCATTCGCACATCGCCTCGGCAGAAGGGGCGCAGGTGCCGATCAGCGACTTCATCGAGACCATCGCCGTGACCACCATCGACACCCTTGCCAGCAAGGACATCGACCTGAAGCTGGACCTCGCGCCCATGGCCGTGAACCGCCGCACGTTCTTTCATCTGGGGCTCTTGGTCAGCGAGCTGATCACCAACGCCATCAAACACGCCTTTGCCGAGACCTCGCGTCCGGAGATTCACGTCACCCTCAGGAACATCGACGAGAACGCCTTCTCCCTCCAGATCCGCGACAACGGTCCGGGACTGCCCGCAGGCCTCATCCCCGAGGAATGCACCTCCATAGGCATGATGCTCATCAGCGACCTGCCCGTCCAGATGGGCGGTAGCCACTCCATCCGTACCGACCACGGCGCGGTCTTCGATTTCACGCTGGAAAAGCGGGCCGGGGAACCGGACCCGCCACTGGAGCAGGACAAGCCAAAGCAGGCTTAG
- a CDS encoding YccF domain-containing protein, whose translation MLSFLGNVIWFVMGGVFMALGWLLAGCLMAVSIIGLPWARSAFVIAGFALVPFGRTLIRRDILTGRRDIGTSEWGIIGNVLWFVFAGWWLCLGHVISALGCFVTIIGIPWGWQHLKLAAITLAPVGMAVISIREAEARFPRG comes from the coding sequence ATGCTCTCATTTCTCGGCAATGTGATCTGGTTCGTGATGGGCGGGGTGTTCATGGCGCTGGGCTGGCTCCTGGCCGGGTGCCTGATGGCCGTGTCCATCATCGGGCTGCCCTGGGCGCGCTCGGCCTTTGTCATCGCCGGGTTCGCCCTGGTCCCCTTTGGTCGCACCCTTATCCGGCGCGATATCCTGACCGGGCGCAGGGATATCGGCACCTCGGAGTGGGGCATCATCGGCAATGTTCTCTGGTTCGTCTTTGCCGGGTGGTGGCTGTGCCTGGGCCATGTTATTTCGGCCCTGGGCTGCTTCGTGACCATCATCGGCATCCCGTGGGGGTGGCAGCACCTCAAGCTGGCGGCCATCACCCTGGCCCCGGTGGGCATGGCCGTCATCTCCATCAGGGAGGCCGAGGCCCGCTTCCCGCGCGGCTAA
- a CDS encoding calcium/sodium antiporter: protein MLIDFLTFAVSAALLWFGASWIVTSAALIARKFNVSELVIGLTIVAMGTSAPEFLVTVNAAFRGHNDISLSNVVGSNIFNLGFILGLMAMIRPLVTTRTIVYRDGLLLFLTTAGILAVSFTGEMGRVFGAVLVGLLVCYLVYLGVKRESPGEAELEEIKGRAASWRDWLMLALGFAAISGGGHLMVTAATSIATDLGVSSWVIGVTIVAAGTSLPELVTCLAASVKGKNEMLLGNLIGSDFFNFAGVLGLTCLLKPLPVSPEAGSGLIVLVVMVGLVLVMLRTGWRITRLEGGLLVGITLLRWINDFTG, encoded by the coding sequence ATGCTGATAGATTTTCTCACCTTTGCCGTGTCTGCCGCCCTGCTCTGGTTCGGGGCCAGCTGGATCGTCACCTCGGCGGCGCTCATCGCGCGCAAGTTCAATGTCTCGGAGCTGGTCATCGGCCTGACCATCGTGGCCATGGGCACCTCGGCCCCGGAGTTCCTGGTCACGGTGAACGCCGCCTTTCGCGGCCACAACGACATCTCCCTGTCCAACGTGGTCGGCTCCAACATCTTCAACCTCGGCTTCATCCTCGGCCTGATGGCCATGATCAGGCCGCTGGTGACGACCAGGACCATTGTCTACCGCGACGGGCTGCTGCTCTTCCTGACCACGGCGGGCATCCTGGCTGTCTCCTTCACCGGGGAGATGGGCAGGGTCTTTGGCGCGGTGCTGGTGGGCCTGCTGGTCTGCTACCTCGTCTATCTCGGCGTGAAGCGCGAGTCGCCGGGCGAGGCAGAGCTTGAGGAGATCAAGGGACGCGCCGCGTCCTGGCGCGACTGGCTCATGCTCGCGCTCGGCTTTGCGGCCATTTCCGGCGGCGGCCACCTGATGGTCACGGCAGCTACCTCCATTGCCACGGACCTGGGCGTGTCGTCGTGGGTCATCGGCGTGACCATCGTGGCCGCGGGCACGAGCCTGCCCGAGTTGGTCACCTGCCTCGCCGCCTCGGTCAAGGGCAAGAACGAGATGCTGCTCGGCAATCTCATCGGCTCGGATTTCTTCAATTTCGCCGGTGTGCTCGGGCTGACCTGCCTGCTCAAGCCCCTGCCCGTGTCGCCAGAGGCCGGGTCAGGACTCATCGTCCTGGTGGTCATGGTCGGGCTGGTGCTGGTCATGCTGCGCACCGGCTGGCGTATCACCCGGCTCGAAGGCGGCCTCCTGGTGGGCATCACCCTGCTGCGCTGGATCAACGATTTTACGGGCTGA
- a CDS encoding bacteriohemerythrin — MTKINWNDELSVNVPAIDNQHKELIRIANVLINAVSLGRDDRVVGDVIRKLRDYTVFHFSSEETLMQDIRYPKRAEHEAEHRRLKQSVKNYQRVLYKKESITPHEVLDFLKEWLLTHILTFDRELARFIHAQEAAKALAEEQAQAIKGMTPPNGPAPDSPSSESSPPVDAIPSRGDSSET; from the coding sequence ATGACCAAAATCAACTGGAACGACGAACTCAGCGTCAATGTCCCGGCCATTGACAACCAGCACAAGGAGCTCATCAGGATAGCGAATGTGCTCATCAACGCCGTCTCCCTCGGACGCGATGATCGTGTGGTGGGGGACGTCATCAGAAAGCTCCGCGACTACACCGTGTTCCACTTCAGCAGCGAAGAAACTCTCATGCAGGACATCCGCTACCCCAAGCGGGCCGAGCACGAGGCGGAACACAGAAGACTCAAGCAGAGCGTCAAAAACTACCAGCGGGTTCTCTACAAGAAAGAATCCATCACCCCCCACGAGGTTCTCGACTTCCTGAAGGAGTGGCTCCTGACGCACATCCTGACATTTGACCGCGAACTCGCGCGATTCATCCATGCCCAGGAAGCCGCCAAGGCATTGGCCGAGGAGCAGGCCCAGGCCATAAAGGGCATGACGCCTCCCAACGGCCCCGCGCCGGACTCGCCCAGCTCCGAGTCTTCGCCACCCGTAGACGCAATTCCCAGCCGTGGGGACTCATCTGAAACGTAG
- the recA gene encoding recombinase RecA yields the protein MARKAVDADALRKEALGTALTTIERKFGKGAIMRLDDEASHAIPFIPTGSIGLDIALGIGGVPRGRVIEIYGPESSGKTTLALHIVAQAQKQGGNAAFVDAEHALDPGYAKRLGVKTDEMLISQPDYGEQALEIADLLVRSGAVDVIVIDSVAALIPQAELEGQMGETQVGGQARLMSHALRKLTGTIHKSNCVVIFINQIRMKIGMTGYGNPETTSGGNALKFYASCRLDIRRIQTLKDKDESYGIRARIKVVKNKVAPPFREALVDVLYGQGISRTGELIDMGVELGIIEKSGSWFAFGSEKLGQGKENVRQLLEDNPDIAGAIEEKLMAHLGYRGEPAAGKLTRSTRDSAGDSTGDSTETDD from the coding sequence ATGGCACGAAAAGCCGTCGACGCCGACGCCTTGCGCAAGGAAGCTCTCGGCACTGCCCTGACCACCATCGAGCGCAAATTCGGCAAGGGCGCCATCATGCGCCTTGACGACGAGGCGTCCCACGCCATCCCCTTCATCCCCACGGGTTCCATCGGCCTGGACATCGCCCTTGGCATCGGCGGCGTGCCGCGCGGCCGCGTCATAGAGATTTACGGCCCGGAATCGTCAGGCAAGACGACCCTGGCCCTGCACATCGTGGCCCAGGCGCAAAAACAGGGCGGCAACGCAGCCTTTGTGGACGCGGAGCACGCCCTTGACCCCGGCTATGCCAAGCGGCTGGGCGTCAAGACCGACGAGATGCTCATCTCCCAGCCCGACTATGGCGAGCAGGCGCTGGAAATCGCCGACCTGCTGGTGCGCTCCGGCGCTGTGGACGTGATCGTCATCGACTCGGTGGCCGCGCTCATCCCCCAGGCCGAGCTGGAAGGCCAGATGGGCGAGACCCAGGTGGGCGGTCAGGCCCGGCTCATGTCCCATGCCCTGCGCAAGCTGACTGGCACCATCCACAAGTCCAACTGCGTGGTCATCTTCATCAACCAGATCCGCATGAAGATCGGCATGACCGGCTACGGCAACCCGGAGACCACCTCTGGCGGCAACGCGCTCAAGTTCTACGCCTCCTGCCGGCTCGACATCCGCCGCATCCAGACCCTCAAGGACAAGGACGAATCCTACGGCATTCGCGCCCGGATCAAGGTGGTCAAGAACAAGGTCGCCCCGCCCTTCAGGGAGGCGCTGGTGGACGTGCTCTACGGCCAGGGCATCAGCCGCACCGGCGAGCTGATCGACATGGGCGTGGAGCTCGGCATCATCGAAAAATCCGGCTCCTGGTTCGCCTTTGGGTCCGAAAAACTCGGCCAGGGCAAGGAGAACGTGCGCCAGCTGCTTGAGGACAACCCGGATATCGCCGGGGCCATCGAGGAAAAACTCATGGCCCACCTGGGATATCGCGGCGAGCCGGCAGCAGGCAAGCTCACCCGGTCGACCAGGGACTCGGCCGGGGACTCGACCGGGGACTCGACCGAAACCGACGACTAG
- the alaS gene encoding alanine--tRNA ligase yields MHAAEIRQRFLEYFQENNHAIVESSPLIPKDDPTLLFTNAGMVQFKRLFLGQEKREYSRATTSQKCLRVGGKHNDLENVGRTARHHTFFEMLGNFSFGDYFKEDAIRYCWQFLTEELKLPKDRLYITIYKDDDEAGELWQKVAGVPIERIYRLGEKDNFWSMGDTGPCGPCSEVHFDQGEHVGCGPECGIGKCDCDRYLEIWNLVFMQYDQAEDGTRTPLPRPSIDTGMGLERIAAVCQGVASNYETDLFQSIIRYTAELAGVKYRENQEIDTALQVIADHSRAIAFLIPDQVLPSNEGRGYILRRLIRRACRFGKLMGLTEPFLWKTASKVVDDMGGHFSELRDSKEFMIEVVRGEEEGFAKTLDKGLDMLEAELAELTAAKAAIVPGDTAFRLYDTYGFPIDIVRDVAERQGMSVDEPGFDALMQEQKSRSKAAWKGSGDKDVAAVFHTLLEQGITSGFTGYETMADQSEITHVLSPAGAVVERLAAGDTGWVVTRSTPFYGESGGQTGDTGEIAASSGRGAVTDTVKPSQSLTAHKVEMAQGELKPGNSVFLTVDRGQRLATMRNHTVTHLLHAALQKVLGDHARQAGSLVGPDRLRFDFTHIKGLTVEEIGRVETLVNQSILDAIPVSREVMSIEQAQTKGATALFGEKYGDTVSVIEVPGVSMEFCGGTHLDNTGIAGSFVIVSESGVAAGIRRIEAATGGNAIAYFNERRAAAAEASSMLKAQPAELPARVRALQQQVKDMAREMKQLQTRLASGTGRDMLAEAQQIGGVTVLAVEVEAPDMNVMLEQMDALRSKLPSAIVCLVAGHADGKVSVALSVTKDLHGRFKAGELIKPVAAEVGGGGGGRPDLARAGGTDASGIKNALAKLKELVAG; encoded by the coding sequence ATGCACGCTGCTGAAATCCGCCAGAGATTCCTCGAATATTTCCAGGAGAACAACCACGCCATCGTGGAGTCGTCGCCGCTCATTCCCAAGGACGACCCCACCCTGCTCTTCACCAACGCGGGCATGGTCCAGTTCAAGCGGCTCTTCCTCGGGCAGGAAAAGCGCGAGTACAGCCGGGCCACCACCTCGCAAAAATGCCTGCGCGTGGGCGGCAAGCACAACGACCTGGAGAACGTGGGCCGCACCGCGCGCCACCACACCTTCTTCGAGATGCTCGGCAACTTCTCGTTCGGCGACTATTTCAAGGAAGACGCCATCCGCTACTGCTGGCAGTTCCTGACCGAGGAGCTGAAGCTGCCCAAGGACCGCCTCTATATTACAATATATAAAGACGACGACGAGGCAGGCGAGCTGTGGCAGAAGGTGGCGGGCGTCCCGATCGAGCGCATCTACCGGCTGGGCGAGAAGGACAACTTCTGGTCCATGGGCGACACCGGCCCGTGCGGCCCGTGCTCCGAGGTCCACTTCGACCAGGGCGAGCATGTGGGCTGCGGCCCGGAGTGCGGCATCGGCAAGTGCGACTGTGACCGCTACCTCGAAATCTGGAACCTCGTGTTCATGCAATACGACCAGGCCGAGGACGGCACCCGCACGCCCCTGCCGCGCCCGTCCATCGACACGGGCATGGGATTGGAGCGCATCGCCGCCGTGTGCCAGGGCGTGGCCTCCAACTACGAGACCGACCTTTTCCAGTCCATCATCCGCTACACCGCCGAGCTGGCCGGGGTGAAATACCGCGAAAATCAGGAAATCGACACCGCGCTCCAGGTCATCGCCGATCACAGCCGGGCCATCGCCTTCCTCATCCCGGATCAGGTTCTGCCCTCCAACGAAGGGAGGGGGTACATCCTGCGCCGCCTCATCCGCCGCGCCTGCCGTTTTGGCAAGCTCATGGGCCTGACCGAGCCGTTCCTGTGGAAGACCGCCAGCAAGGTCGTGGACGACATGGGCGGCCATTTCTCGGAGCTTAGGGATTCCAAGGAGTTCATGATCGAGGTGGTCCGGGGCGAGGAAGAGGGCTTTGCCAAGACCCTGGACAAGGGGCTGGACATGCTCGAAGCCGAGCTGGCCGAACTGACTGCGGCCAAGGCCGCCATCGTGCCCGGCGACACCGCCTTCAGGCTCTACGACACCTACGGATTTCCCATCGACATCGTCCGCGACGTGGCCGAGCGCCAGGGCATGAGCGTGGACGAGCCGGGCTTCGACGCCCTGATGCAGGAACAGAAATCCCGCTCCAAGGCAGCCTGGAAGGGTTCGGGCGACAAGGACGTGGCCGCAGTGTTCCACACCCTGCTCGAACAGGGGATCACCAGCGGATTCACGGGCTACGAGACCATGGCCGACCAGTCCGAGATCACCCATGTGCTCAGCCCGGCGGGCGCAGTGGTCGAGCGTCTTGCCGCGGGCGACACCGGCTGGGTCGTGACCCGGTCCACCCCGTTCTACGGCGAATCCGGCGGCCAGACCGGCGACACCGGCGAAATCGCGGCCTCGTCGGGCCGGGGTGCGGTCACCGACACGGTCAAGCCGTCCCAGTCGCTCACCGCCCACAAGGTCGAGATGGCCCAGGGCGAGCTCAAGCCCGGCAACTCCGTGTTCCTGACCGTGGACCGGGGCCAGCGGCTGGCCACCATGCGCAACCATACCGTCACCCACCTGCTCCACGCGGCCCTGCAAAAGGTGCTGGGCGACCACGCCCGGCAGGCAGGCTCGCTGGTCGGGCCGGACCGGCTGCGCTTTGATTTCACCCACATCAAGGGACTGACCGTGGAGGAGATTGGCCGCGTCGAAACCCTGGTCAACCAGAGTATCCTCGACGCCATCCCGGTCAGCCGCGAGGTCATGAGCATCGAACAAGCCCAGACCAAAGGGGCGACCGCCCTGTTTGGCGAAAAATACGGGGACACGGTCTCGGTCATTGAAGTGCCCGGCGTGTCCATGGAATTCTGCGGCGGCACCCACCTCGACAACACCGGCATCGCCGGATCGTTCGTCATCGTCAGCGAGTCCGGCGTGGCCGCAGGCATCCGGCGCATCGAGGCGGCCACCGGCGGCAACGCCATCGCCTACTTCAACGAGCGGCGCGCGGCGGCTGCCGAGGCCTCGTCCATGCTCAAGGCCCAGCCCGCCGAACTGCCCGCCAGGGTCCGCGCCCTGCAACAGCAGGTCAAGGACATGGCCCGCGAGATGAAGCAGCTCCAGACCAGGCTCGCTTCCGGCACGGGCCGCGACATGCTCGCCGAGGCGCAGCAGATAGGCGGGGTCACGGTGCTGGCCGTCGAGGTGGAGGCCCCGGACATGAACGTCATGCTCGAACAGATGGACGCCCTGCGCAGCAAGCTGCCGTCGGCCATCGTCTGCCTCGTGGCCGGACACGCGGACGGCAAGGTCTCGGTGGCCCTGTCCGTGACCAAGGACCTGCATGGCCGGTTCAAGGCTGGCGAGCTGATCAAGCCCGTGGCCGCCGAGGTGGGCGGCGGAGGCGGCGGACGCCCGGATCTGGCCCGCGCGGGCGGCACCGATGCCTCGGGTATCAAGAACGCGCTGGCCAAGCTGAAAGAGCTTGTGGCCGGATAG
- the rplM gene encoding 50S ribosomal protein L13: protein MKTYSPKPEDANREWFIVDATDKILGRLATEITTRLRGKHKPEFAPHMDMGDFIVVINAEKIKVTGQKLDKKMYYKHSNHPGGLKEKTLREMLDKKPENVITAAVKGMLPKNRLAAQLLKKLKVYAGSEHPHAAQAPKTLDI, encoded by the coding sequence ATGAAGACATATAGCCCCAAGCCGGAAGACGCGAACCGCGAATGGTTCATCGTCGACGCCACCGACAAGATCCTCGGCCGCTTGGCCACCGAGATCACCACCCGTCTGCGTGGCAAGCACAAGCCTGAATTCGCCCCCCACATGGACATGGGCGACTTCATCGTCGTGATCAACGCCGAGAAGATCAAGGTGACCGGCCAGAAGCTCGACAAGAAGATGTACTACAAGCACTCCAACCATCCCGGCGGGCTCAAGGAAAAGACCCTGCGCGAGATGCTGGACAAGAAGCCTGAGAACGTCATCACCGCCGCAGTCAAGGGCATGCTGCCCAAGAACCGCCTGGCCGCCCAGCTTCTCAAGAAGCTCAAGGTCTACGCCGGTTCCGAGCACCCGCACGCTGCCCAGGCTCCCAAAACTCTGGATATCTAA
- the rpsI gene encoding 30S ribosomal protein S9 codes for MSDFTYSTGKRKNAISRTRLYAGTGQITVNGRPFEDYFPRKTLQMIVQQPLKLVRMLERFDIKANCTGGGVTGQAEALRHGISRALCEINPELRAVLKPAGLLTRDARKKERKKYGLRGARASFQYSKR; via the coding sequence ATGAGCGATTTCACTTACAGCACTGGCAAGAGAAAGAACGCCATCTCCCGCACCCGCCTCTACGCCGGGACCGGGCAGATCACCGTCAACGGTCGTCCCTTTGAGGACTACTTCCCCCGCAAGACCCTGCAGATGATCGTCCAGCAGCCGCTCAAACTGGTGCGCATGCTCGAACGGTTTGACATCAAGGCCAACTGCACCGGCGGCGGTGTCACCGGACAGGCCGAGGCCCTGCGCCACGGCATCTCCCGCGCCCTGTGCGAGATCAACCCCGAGCTTCGCGCCGTGCTCAAGCCCGCCGGTCTGCTGACCCGCGATGCACGCAAGAAGGAACGCAAAAAGTACGGCCTGCGCGGCGCCCGCGCCAGCTTCCAGTACTCCAAGCGTTAA